From Candidatus Pedobacter colombiensis, one genomic window encodes:
- a CDS encoding FecR domain-containing protein, with translation METSNYTYFQGLLQRYADHQISKEEYDQLLAYIRENGITEEMHEVLDRDWNTLPDDFPLSAEKSNRLYAGLVNQLEFAKISVTPQEPKGLQLWWKVAVAASMFLVMGLGIWFYSYQNLSDDKLHDSPDIVAGKNTATLTLANGKKITLSDAKNGVVVDLDKLSYDDGTAVLTPGKQLPIKDTPTEPTGDQHITLATPKGGQYQIKLPDGTKVWLNAASSISYSMVLIERGSVRKVALSGEAYFEVAKDKKHPFIVTTDKQEIEVLGTHFNINAYQDEGVIMTTLLEGSVKVRTVNSPPDSGGVPKGRGGSDVESFIILKPGEQSIVSGYNQMKVQEVNIADAIAWKNGLFTFNNANMETVMRQISRWYNVEVEYEHESIRRKLLDGSVSRYSNIAGTLNAITQTGAARFKIDCRKITVIKYKSTQ, from the coding sequence ATGGAGACATCAAACTATACGTATTTTCAGGGTCTATTACAGCGCTATGCAGATCATCAGATTAGCAAAGAGGAATATGATCAGCTTTTAGCTTATATCCGTGAAAATGGTATAACTGAAGAAATGCATGAAGTGTTGGATAGAGATTGGAATACACTTCCTGATGATTTTCCACTTTCCGCAGAGAAGAGTAATAGGTTATATGCAGGACTTGTTAATCAGTTAGAATTCGCTAAAATATCGGTAACTCCACAAGAGCCGAAAGGTTTGCAATTATGGTGGAAGGTTGCTGTGGCAGCATCAATGTTTTTAGTTATGGGACTAGGGATATGGTTTTATTCATATCAAAACTTATCGGATGATAAACTACATGATAGCCCTGATATTGTTGCAGGTAAAAATACGGCAACGCTAACACTTGCCAATGGCAAAAAGATAACGTTAAGTGATGCGAAAAATGGGGTAGTGGTTGACCTAGACAAATTGAGTTATGATGACGGTACAGCAGTTTTAACCCCTGGTAAGCAGCTCCCAATAAAGGATACTCCTACTGAGCCAACAGGAGATCAGCATATCACATTAGCAACCCCGAAAGGTGGACAATATCAAATTAAACTACCTGATGGTACAAAAGTATGGCTTAACGCTGCTTCGAGTATATCTTATAGTATGGTGCTTATTGAGCGTGGCTCTGTGCGTAAGGTTGCTCTTAGCGGCGAAGCATACTTTGAGGTAGCTAAAGATAAAAAACATCCTTTCATTGTTACCACAGATAAGCAGGAGATAGAGGTGTTGGGCACCCATTTTAATATAAATGCCTATCAGGATGAGGGAGTTATAATGACTACATTATTAGAAGGCTCAGTAAAAGTTAGAACAGTTAATTCCCCTCCTGATTCAGGAGGGGTGCCCAAGGGGCGGGGAGGTAGTGATGTTGAATCCTTTATTATTCTTAAGCCTGGGGAACAGTCAATTGTAAGTGGATATAATCAAATGAAAGTACAAGAAGTAAATATAGCCGATGCAATTGCATGGAAAAATGGTCTGTTTACTTTTAATAATGCTAATATGGAAACTGTGATGCGCCAAATTTCGCGCTGGTACAACGTTGAAGTGGAGTACGAACATGAAAGCATAAGGCGTAAACTATTAGATGGCTCTGTATCACGTTATAGCAATATTGCAGGAACATTGAATGCAATCACGCAAACAGGAGCAGCCAGATTTAAAATAGATTGTCGTAAAATTACTGTAATTAAATATAAAAGCACCCAATAA
- a CDS encoding RNA polymerase sigma-70 factor has translation MNAYKIHTDQELTTLLKQDSQAAFKQVFDSWHKKLFHFSLRYLNNREEAEEAVHDTFLNFWAYRQSLDTEYPVEALLYTTCKRLCLNRMRGASRSKVAHDVLWNNYEDICNSTEEALNLADLEIFTERAILKLPKQQQLVFRMSRDEGLSQKVIAEKLQISKETVKKHSAEALKSLRIHFNNYGLLWYFMLFMYKN, from the coding sequence ATGAATGCTTATAAAATACATACTGATCAAGAATTAACTACCTTGTTAAAACAGGATAGTCAAGCCGCTTTTAAACAAGTGTTTGATAGCTGGCATAAAAAGCTATTTCATTTTAGTTTACGATACCTGAACAATAGAGAGGAAGCAGAAGAGGCGGTTCATGATACTTTTTTAAATTTTTGGGCTTACAGGCAGAGTCTAGATACGGAATATCCCGTTGAAGCCTTGCTATACACCACTTGTAAGCGACTTTGTTTGAATAGAATGCGAGGAGCATCAAGGTCAAAAGTTGCGCATGATGTGCTCTGGAATAATTATGAAGACATATGTAACAGTACTGAGGAAGCATTAAACCTGGCAGATCTAGAGATCTTTACCGAACGAGCAATACTTAAATTGCCCAAACAACAACAATTAGTTTTCAGGATGAGCAGAGACGAAGGTCTTTCGCAGAAGGTAATTGCAGAAAAGTTGCAAATCTCAAAAGAAACCGTAAAAAAGCACAGCGCAGAAGCTTTAAAGTCGTTACGCATCCATTTTAATAATTATGGTTTACTTTGGTATTTCATGTTATTCATGTATAAAAATTAA